A stretch of DNA from Granulicella pectinivorans:
GGAATATCTATGCCGCAAAAACGCGCCCTGTGGAAGAACAGGCATGCACACAAACGCACAAAAAACGGATAAGCCAAGCTCTTGCTTGCACTTATCCGTCTTTCATGCCGTCAGGCCCGGGGCCGCGTTCGTTACTTCGCCGCGGCGACATCCAGTGGCAAAGCCCACGCAAACATCACACCGCCGCTTCCTTCCAGCACATACTGCCGCCCATCCAGCTCATAGGTCATCGGCGAAGTCGCCATGCCGACCCCGGTGCCCGCATGCCAAAGCGTCTTCCCCGTCGCCGTCTCCAGAGCGATAATGTTTCCGCTCCCATCGCCGGTAAACAGCACCCCGGAGTCCGTCGTCAGCACCCCGGCACCCGAGCCGCCCTGCCCCACTTCATGCGACCACTTGATCTTCCCCGTCTGGTAGTCGATCGCCTCGATCAACCCCACACTCCAGAGTCCATAGTCCGCACCTGCCCAGCCATAAGCGCCATCCGCCGGCTTCGCGAAATAAAGGCTGTAGCTCGGATGCGCATTCACCAGGAACAATCCCAGCTTCGGGTCGAAGCTCGGCGAACGATAGTTCGTCATGCCCCCCTCATCCGGAGCAATCAGACGTCCATCCGGAGCTGGCTCCTTATCCGGATTCGGAATCGGCTGTCCCTTCGCATCGATCCCCTTGGCCCAGTTCACCGGCCCAAACGGAGTCGTCAGCAGACTCTTGCCGTTCGTCCGGTCCAGTACAAAGAAGTACCCGTTGCGCGAGCTCTGCATCAGCATCTTGTGCGGCTTGCCATGAAAGTCCCCGTCCACCAGCACCGGCGTCTCCGCCGCATCCCAGTCATGCGTATCGTGCGGCGAGGGCTGAAACGCCCACGTCAGCTTGCCCGTGTCCGGATTCAACGCAACAATGCTGCATGTATACAGATTGTCCCCGGGGCGTGGCTTTCCGTTCAGCACCGGCGTCGGATTCCCCGTGCCCCAATAGATCAGGTTCAGGTCCGGATCGTACGTTCCGGTCATCCACATCCCGCCACCCGTCGTCATCCCCGGCGTGTTCGGCGGCGGCGACGCATTCCA
This window harbors:
- a CDS encoding acido-empty-quinoprotein group A, whose translation is MKLRDLALAFFSMAGMIGAGASAQSPDMAGLLHPGTDSWPTYHGDYSGRRHSSLTQITPSNVGKMGLAWAFQTGTGIQIKSSPILVDGILYFTLPDNVWAVDARSGHMLWRYTYPPNPGLHIGHRGVGIYKGTLYFTTPDCHLVALDAKTGTVKWNVTIADVSKGYWMSVSPLVVRDHVIVGVSGDFDNLQGVLQSRDAETGEKQWEWNASPPPNTPGMTTGGGMWMTGTYDPDLNLIYWGTGNPTPVLNGKPRPGDNLYTCSIVALNPDTGKLTWAFQPSPHDTHDWDAAETPVLVDGDFHGKPHKMLMQSSRNGYFFVLDRTNGKSLLTTPFGPVNWAKGIDAKGQPIPNPDKEPAPDGRLIAPDEGGMTNYRSPSFDPKLGLFLVNAHPSYSLYFAKPADGAYGWAGADYGLWSVGLIEAIDYQTGKIKWSHEVGQGGSGAGVLTTDSGVLFTGDGSGNIIALETATGKTLWHAGTGVGMATSPMTYELDGRQYVLEGSGGVMFAWALPLDVAAAK